The following are encoded in a window of Kitasatospora sp. NBC_01250 genomic DNA:
- a CDS encoding SDR family NAD(P)-dependent oxidoreductase: MIETMTPTGAVALVTGANRGIGLQVARQLAERGMTVLLGARDPERGRAAADEVRATGADAHPVALDVTDPATVRRTPSWIEERFGRLDVLVNNAGLGEDLGHRPSTVDVDRVRAIFETNVLGVLTVTNAVLPLLSPAPEPSA; the protein is encoded by the coding sequence ATGATCGAGACCATGACCCCGACCGGTGCGGTGGCACTGGTGACCGGGGCGAACAGAGGCATCGGGCTCCAGGTCGCGCGACAGCTCGCCGAGCGCGGGATGACCGTGCTGCTGGGCGCCCGCGACCCCGAACGCGGCCGGGCCGCCGCCGACGAGGTGCGGGCCACCGGGGCGGACGCCCACCCGGTGGCGCTGGACGTCACCGACCCGGCGACGGTCCGGCGGACCCCGAGCTGGATCGAGGAGCGGTTCGGGCGGCTGGACGTGCTGGTCAACAACGCCGGCCTGGGCGAGGACCTCGGGCACCGGCCCAGCACCGTGGACGTCGACCGGGTCCGCGCGATCTTCGAGACCAACGTCCTCGGTGTGCTGACCGTCACCAACGCGGTGCTCCCGCTGCTGAGCCCAGCGCCTGAGCCCAGCGCCTGA
- a CDS encoding TetR/AcrR family transcriptional regulator, which translates to MSSGSEVRKQEKRNAIARASRAVFGREGYARASVDALAAAAGISTRTLYNHFPGGKAELFRAVVTWSSGEVRDAQLARIRALLDPGRPPRREDLERDLVALARAFVDLMADYPDHFALVRHIHAEADHVPAELLEAWRDAGPAPVGRALAEAMAGLADAALVDVHGDPALTATHFTALVTLSIVQLSHYGVRPLPAEQAEQLITGGVAAFLRAYRRG; encoded by the coding sequence GTGAGCAGCGGCAGCGAGGTCCGCAAGCAGGAGAAGCGCAATGCCATCGCGAGGGCGTCCCGCGCCGTCTTCGGCCGTGAGGGGTACGCCCGCGCCTCGGTCGACGCGCTCGCCGCCGCGGCCGGCATCTCGACGCGCACCCTCTACAACCACTTCCCCGGGGGCAAGGCCGAGCTCTTCCGTGCCGTGGTCACCTGGTCCTCGGGCGAGGTGCGCGACGCCCAACTCGCCCGGATCCGCGCGCTGCTGGACCCCGGGCGGCCGCCCCGCCGGGAGGACCTGGAGCGCGATCTCGTCGCGCTGGCCCGCGCCTTCGTCGACCTGATGGCCGACTACCCGGACCACTTCGCCCTCGTCCGCCACATCCACGCCGAGGCCGACCACGTACCCGCCGAGCTCCTCGAAGCCTGGCGGGACGCGGGCCCCGCCCCCGTCGGCCGCGCCCTCGCCGAGGCGATGGCCGGCCTCGCGGACGCCGCTCTGGTGGACGTCCACGGCGACCCGGCCCTGACCGCGACCCACTTCACGGCCCTGGTCACGCTCTCGATCGTGCAGCTCTCGCACTACGGCGTCCGCCCGCTGCCGGCCGAGCAGGCCGAGCAGCTGATCACGGGCGGCGTCGCGGCCTTCCTGCGGGCCTACCGGCGCGGCTGA
- a CDS encoding ABC transporter permease, which translates to MLRFALATVRHRKAGFAGAFVALFCAAALICGCGTLLATGIAGEVRPERYAAAPLLVAGDQNVHVVQDKGKGRTKVKAKPIADRAWVPAALAERIRALPSVRAVATEVTFPVLLPGGPTSGSWGHGWESAPLAGLTLAAGRAPSAPDEVVLDAATAARTHGSPGATLRARTASGTLALHVVGVTAQGFAAQAAVFFTPDQARQLAGHDGLVSAIGVFPAAPSAGSDVQALINASPAVPAVVVRTGADRGAAEFPDASTARARLISMGAVLAGTSLIVALLVVVGTFGLSIQQRQREIAVLRAVAATGRQVRRMIGGEALTVGLAAGTLGAVAGLPVGGWLHDRFVALDVIPSNIAVVRSPFPVLAAAGATVLAGWAAARISARRATAIRPVEALGEAGPRPPRLSWPRALCGALTAAGALVLTLLLTVLHSDAASTPVCFVAVLLWCTALALLGPLAAGGATAVLGLPLRLSPVGGYLAAHNLRTAAHRLASVVTPLTLLTAMACTILFSQSTLAHAAGDQLARGDRADFVVGPRVPSDAVAAVAAVPGVRTVTRVLHTQVRDGLTERSVQAVTPERLSDTLDLGVTAGDLGGLTDGTAAAAAGLGYRVGERIRLTLADGTPAELTVVALYARGLGFGDLTLAHDLVAAHVDVPLDDEVLVRGAGVTRSALAAALRTDPGIGVLDRAAAQAAQNTAGAEIGYVTLGLITAFVSIAVLNTLAMSITDRRQEFAALHLVGATRRQVRRMLGWETATAVVIATAFGLAIAFAVLVTYADGITRGTDALALPLRRLALVMAGTAALAAVGTWLPARAALRAQPRR; encoded by the coding sequence ATGCTCCGCTTCGCCCTCGCCACCGTGCGGCACCGCAAGGCCGGTTTCGCCGGTGCCTTCGTCGCCCTGTTCTGCGCCGCGGCCCTGATCTGCGGCTGCGGAACCCTGCTGGCCACCGGGATCGCCGGCGAGGTCCGGCCCGAACGGTACGCCGCCGCACCGCTCCTGGTCGCCGGGGACCAGAACGTCCACGTCGTCCAGGACAAGGGCAAGGGCCGGACCAAGGTGAAGGCCAAACCGATCGCCGACCGCGCCTGGGTGCCCGCCGCCCTCGCCGAGCGCATCAGGGCGCTGCCCTCGGTGCGGGCGGTCGCGACCGAGGTGACCTTCCCGGTGCTGCTGCCAGGCGGACCCACCAGCGGTTCCTGGGGCCACGGCTGGGAGTCGGCGCCGCTGGCCGGACTGACCCTCGCCGCCGGGCGCGCACCCTCGGCGCCCGACGAGGTCGTGCTGGACGCGGCCACGGCCGCCCGCACCCACGGCTCCCCCGGCGCCACCCTGCGGGCCCGCACCGCCTCGGGCACGCTGGCCCTGCACGTCGTCGGCGTCACCGCCCAGGGGTTCGCCGCCCAGGCCGCGGTCTTCTTCACCCCCGACCAGGCGCGGCAACTCGCCGGCCATGACGGGCTGGTCAGCGCGATCGGCGTCTTCCCGGCCGCGCCGTCGGCCGGCTCCGACGTCCAGGCCCTGATCAACGCCTCCCCGGCCGTCCCGGCCGTCGTCGTGCGCACCGGCGCGGACCGCGGCGCGGCGGAGTTCCCCGACGCCTCCACCGCCCGGGCACGGCTGATCAGCATGGGCGCCGTGCTGGCCGGCACCTCGCTGATCGTCGCCCTGCTGGTGGTCGTCGGCACCTTCGGGCTGTCGATCCAGCAACGGCAGCGGGAGATCGCGGTGCTGCGCGCGGTGGCCGCGACGGGCCGTCAGGTCCGCCGGATGATCGGCGGCGAGGCGCTCACGGTGGGCCTGGCCGCCGGGACCCTCGGCGCCGTCGCGGGCCTGCCTGTGGGTGGCTGGCTGCACGACCGGTTCGTCGCACTGGACGTGATCCCGTCGAACATCGCCGTCGTCCGCTCGCCGTTCCCGGTGCTCGCCGCCGCGGGCGCCACCGTGCTGGCCGGCTGGGCCGCGGCCCGGATCTCGGCGCGCCGGGCCACCGCGATCCGGCCGGTCGAGGCGCTGGGCGAGGCCGGCCCCCGGCCGCCGCGGCTCTCCTGGCCCCGGGCCCTGTGCGGTGCGCTCACCGCCGCCGGCGCCCTCGTGCTGACCCTGCTGCTCACCGTGCTGCACTCGGACGCGGCGTCGACCCCGGTCTGCTTCGTCGCCGTGCTGCTCTGGTGCACCGCGCTCGCGCTGCTCGGCCCGCTGGCCGCCGGCGGCGCCACCGCGGTGCTGGGCCTGCCGCTGCGGCTCTCCCCGGTCGGCGGCTACCTCGCCGCCCACAACCTGCGCACCGCGGCGCACCGCCTCGCCTCGGTCGTCACCCCGCTGACCCTGCTGACCGCGATGGCCTGCACGATCCTGTTCTCGCAGAGCACGCTCGCGCACGCCGCGGGCGACCAGCTGGCCCGCGGCGACCGCGCGGACTTCGTCGTCGGGCCCCGCGTGCCCTCCGACGCCGTCGCCGCGGTCGCGGCCGTCCCCGGCGTCCGGACCGTGACCCGGGTGCTGCACACCCAGGTGCGCGACGGCCTGACCGAGCGCAGCGTGCAGGCGGTGACCCCGGAGCGGCTGTCCGACACGCTCGACCTCGGCGTGACCGCGGGCGACCTCGGCGGGCTGACGGACGGTACGGCGGCAGCCGCCGCGGGGCTCGGCTACCGGGTCGGCGAGCGCATCCGCCTCACCCTCGCCGACGGCACCCCGGCCGAGCTCACCGTCGTCGCCCTCTACGCGCGCGGGCTGGGCTTCGGTGACCTGACCCTGGCGCACGACCTGGTGGCCGCGCACGTCGACGTGCCGCTCGACGACGAGGTGCTCGTCCGGGGCGCGGGCGTCACCCGGTCGGCCCTGGCCGCGGCCCTGCGCACCGACCCCGGGATCGGCGTGCTGGACCGCGCCGCCGCCCAGGCCGCGCAGAACACGGCGGGTGCCGAGATCGGGTACGTCACCCTCGGCCTGATCACCGCCTTCGTCTCGATCGCCGTGCTCAACACCCTGGCCATGAGCATCACCGACCGGCGCCAGGAGTTCGCCGCCCTGCACCTGGTCGGCGCCACCCGCCGGCAGGTCCGGCGGATGCTCGGCTGGGAGACCGCGACCGCCGTGGTGATCGCGACCGCGTTCGGTCTCGCCATCGCCTTCGCGGTGCTCGTCACCTACGCGGACGGCATCACCCGCGGCACCGACGCCCTCGCGCTGCCGCTGCGCCGGCTCGCGCTCGTCATGGCCGGCACCGCCGCGCTCGCGGCCGTCGGCACCTGGCTCCCCGCCCGCGCCGCGCTGCGGGCTCAGCCGCGCCGGTAG
- a CDS encoding NADPH-dependent FMN reductase translates to MPAATEAAPATLDAPLRVAVIIGSVREGRHGRAVADWFLGTAADQGLELDVIDLVDVPLPLAMPGWGGTVSPEAAAALAEVSPRLAAADAFVVVTPEYNHSFPAALKNLIDWHHAQWQAKPVGFVSYGGLGGGLRAVEQLRLIFAELHAMTVRDSVSLHGPWSGLTEEGTPRDTAVCEGAAEGMLGQLAWWGRALRTARADRTYQG, encoded by the coding sequence ATGCCTGCCGCCACCGAAGCCGCACCCGCCACCCTGGACGCCCCGCTGCGCGTCGCGGTCATCATCGGCAGCGTCCGCGAGGGCCGCCACGGCCGCGCCGTCGCCGACTGGTTCCTCGGCACCGCCGCCGACCAAGGCCTGGAGCTGGACGTCATCGACCTCGTGGACGTCCCGCTGCCGCTGGCCATGCCCGGCTGGGGCGGCACCGTGAGCCCCGAGGCCGCGGCCGCACTCGCCGAGGTGAGCCCGCGGCTGGCCGCCGCCGACGCCTTCGTGGTCGTCACCCCCGAGTACAACCACAGCTTCCCGGCCGCCCTGAAGAACCTCATCGACTGGCACCACGCGCAGTGGCAGGCCAAGCCGGTCGGCTTCGTCTCCTACGGCGGACTCGGCGGGGGCCTTCGCGCGGTCGAGCAACTGCGCCTGATCTTCGCCGAGTTGCACGCCATGACGGTGCGCGACTCGGTCAGCCTGCACGGTCCGTGGTCGGGGCTCACCGAGGAGGGCACGCCCCGCGACACCGCCGTGTGCGAGGGCGCGGCCGAGGGCATGCTCGGCCAACTTGCCTGGTGGGGAAGGGCGCTGCGGACCGCCCGCGCCGACCGGACCTACCAGGGCTGA
- a CDS encoding sensor histidine kinase, which translates to MGDTSGQDGTPRLSHALVVAVAGALAAAHLLKGLARIPAEPGTGLAITAAALALVALQLRHLPPGLRRPAVAPAVWTAAELTVAGLAVLPLGVSIGLLCLPAGSLLLERRRLPLLGLCAAAAVIEATRSGSVRDTLDMTLTVALGGVMLYAVTTLALLATRVHGARLTLAAAAVTSERLRIAAGLRAGLSAGLDEIHGLARQGDPALLNPLLAVARRTLAATRATAAELRSLSLSPEAASARALLDSAGIAADIRIGHAEPLGPAGTVLATVLREAVTSVVRIGDARRCEIVTGERAGQLVLRVVSDGVVTAALGADVLDGLAARLRTVGGRLTAGLEPDGRFAVQATVPATPAPTAAADPPELRTALGLYVFLLGAFCVKALLYLPAHLLGLGVAALAVLCGLQIRFSLQDATLPRLPAQGAPAARPGPLRRQVLALLVSAALAFAPLPWFGRNWIGAVGILAGSALVVLPLRLGVTAAVGASAVAGAITVGAITGGAGAGGAGAALLVAVNALITCVIVYGVLRLVRLVRELQQAAAGLARAAVLAERLRAARDLHDLLGHGLAAILLKAELARRLRSLDLARCRAELADITRLAQRGAGELRTVAADSPRLPFDAELASATAILTAGAVTVEVDDEEGDGDGPVPPEVEAVLSVVLREAVTNILRHSSARHARIAVSVRERCARLEVENDGVPDGVRPPGSGIGGLTVRLAEVGGTLSAGPDDGWYLVRAEVPLAQGR; encoded by the coding sequence GTGGGGGACACGTCAGGGCAGGACGGCACACCGCGCCTGTCGCACGCGCTGGTTGTCGCGGTGGCCGGTGCGCTGGCCGCGGCGCACCTGCTCAAGGGGCTGGCCCGCATCCCGGCCGAGCCGGGCACCGGTCTGGCGATCACGGCGGCCGCTCTCGCGCTGGTGGCCCTGCAGTTGCGGCATCTCCCGCCGGGCCTGCGGCGCCCCGCGGTGGCACCGGCGGTGTGGACGGCCGCCGAACTGACCGTCGCCGGCCTCGCCGTGCTGCCGCTGGGCGTCTCGATCGGCCTGCTCTGCCTGCCGGCCGGCTCGCTGCTGCTCGAGCGCCGCCGGCTCCCGCTGCTCGGGCTGTGCGCCGCCGCGGCCGTGATCGAGGCGACCCGGTCGGGCAGCGTGCGCGACACCCTCGACATGACGCTCACGGTCGCGCTCGGCGGCGTCATGCTCTACGCGGTCACCACCCTCGCGCTGCTCGCCACCCGCGTGCACGGAGCACGGCTCACCCTGGCGGCTGCCGCGGTGACCTCGGAGCGCCTGCGCATCGCGGCGGGCCTGCGGGCCGGGCTCTCCGCGGGCCTGGACGAGATCCACGGCCTCGCCCGGCAGGGCGATCCCGCGCTTCTAAATCCGCTCCTCGCCGTGGCCCGCCGGACCCTGGCCGCCACCCGCGCCACGGCCGCCGAGCTGCGCAGCCTGTCGCTCTCCCCCGAGGCGGCCAGCGCCCGCGCCCTGCTGGACTCCGCCGGTATCGCCGCCGACATCCGGATCGGGCACGCGGAACCGCTCGGACCGGCCGGGACGGTGCTGGCGACGGTGCTGCGCGAAGCGGTCACCTCGGTCGTGCGGATCGGCGACGCGCGACGGTGCGAGATCGTCACCGGCGAGCGGGCCGGCCAGTTGGTGCTGCGGGTGGTCAGCGACGGCGTCGTGACGGCCGCGCTCGGCGCCGACGTCCTGGACGGCCTCGCCGCCCGGCTCCGCACCGTCGGCGGCCGGCTGACGGCCGGTCTGGAACCGGACGGACGCTTCGCCGTCCAGGCGACGGTCCCCGCCACCCCCGCGCCGACGGCCGCCGCCGATCCGCCCGAGCTGCGCACCGCGCTCGGGCTGTACGTCTTCCTGCTGGGCGCCTTCTGCGTCAAGGCGCTGCTGTACCTCCCCGCGCACCTGCTCGGCCTCGGCGTGGCGGCCCTCGCCGTCCTGTGCGGACTGCAGATCCGCTTCTCGCTCCAGGACGCCACCCTCCCCCGGCTGCCGGCCCAGGGCGCCCCCGCCGCCCGCCCGGGGCCGCTGCGGCGACAGGTGCTGGCGCTGCTGGTCTCGGCGGCCCTCGCCTTCGCGCCGCTGCCCTGGTTCGGGCGCAACTGGATCGGTGCGGTGGGCATCCTCGCCGGCTCGGCGCTGGTGGTCCTGCCGCTGCGGCTCGGCGTGACCGCGGCCGTCGGGGCGTCGGCCGTCGCCGGTGCGATCACCGTCGGTGCGATCACCGGCGGGGCGGGGGCCGGCGGGGCGGGGGCCGCACTGCTCGTCGCCGTCAACGCCCTGATCACCTGCGTCATCGTCTACGGCGTGCTGCGCCTGGTCCGCCTGGTGCGGGAGCTCCAGCAGGCGGCGGCCGGACTGGCCCGGGCCGCCGTGCTGGCCGAGCGCCTGCGCGCCGCCCGCGACCTGCACGACCTCCTCGGCCACGGGCTGGCAGCGATCCTGCTCAAGGCCGAACTCGCCCGGCGCCTTCGGTCGCTGGACCTCGCCCGCTGCCGGGCCGAGCTGGCGGACATCACGCGGCTGGCGCAGCGCGGAGCGGGCGAGCTGCGGACGGTGGCCGCGGACAGCCCCCGGCTGCCGTTCGACGCCGAACTGGCCTCCGCGACGGCGATCCTGACGGCGGGCGCCGTCACGGTCGAGGTCGACGACGAGGAGGGGGACGGGGACGGGCCGGTGCCGCCGGAGGTGGAGGCCGTGCTGAGCGTGGTGCTGCGCGAGGCGGTCACCAACATCCTGCGCCACAGCAGCGCCCGCCACGCGCGGATAGCAGTCTCGGTGCGCGAGCGGTGCGCGCGCCTGGAGGTGGAGAACGACGGTGTCCCGGACGGCGTGCGGCCACCCGGCTCCGGGATCGGCGGCCTGACCGTCCGGCTGGCCGAGGTCGGCGGCACGCTGTCGGCCGGCCCGGACGACGGCTGGTACCTGGTGCGCGCCGAAGTGCCGCTGGCCCAGGGCCGGTGA
- a CDS encoding APC family permease, translating into MPSRIGIIKRLLVGQPMHNEMLGEATLSKKIALPVFASDALSSVAYATEEILLVLSAGGVAMFHFTWWIAAAVGLLMLVVVASYRQNVHAYPSGGGDYEVATTNLGAKAGLTVASALMVDYILTVAVSVSSGVANLASAFPALNSHVVLISVLIIAVITLLNLRGVRESGTAFAVPTYCFIVSIVAMIAWGVFKIATGHPLHAESEHYQIKATGTFGGFGLIFLLLRAFASGCTALTGVEAISNGVPAFKAPKSKNAATTLALLGAIAVSMFAGVTALALAGHVHAADAADLIGVPSGQTPRTVIAQVARSVFGDASPLFYVLQFVTAIILVLAANTAFNGFPVLASILAKDGYLPRQLHTRGDRLAFSNGIMLLSGAAILLVVAFQASPTRLIQLYIVGVFVSFVCSQTGMIRHWNRLLKTTTEPAARRHMIRSRAINAVGAGFTGVVLAIVLTTKFAKGAWIVVVAMPLIWLIMRGIQRHYAAVAAELAPPDDLKVTPPTNNHSIVLVSKLHLPTIRALGYAGTTRPTFLEAVTVDLDPVDTEALKREWHAREITTPLTVIASPYREITSPVVDYVKRLRSEKPNDIVTVYIPEYVLGHWWEQILHNQSALRLKGRLLFQRRVVVASVPYQLHSAAAREA; encoded by the coding sequence ATGCCTTCGCGAATAGGAATCATCAAACGGCTGCTGGTCGGCCAGCCGATGCACAACGAGATGCTCGGCGAGGCGACCCTGTCGAAGAAGATCGCGTTGCCGGTGTTCGCCTCCGACGCGCTCTCCTCCGTCGCCTACGCGACCGAGGAGATCCTGCTCGTGCTCTCCGCCGGTGGCGTGGCCATGTTCCACTTCACCTGGTGGATCGCCGCGGCGGTCGGCCTGCTGATGCTGGTCGTGGTGGCCTCGTACCGCCAGAACGTGCACGCCTACCCCTCCGGGGGCGGCGACTACGAGGTGGCCACCACCAACCTCGGTGCGAAGGCCGGTCTGACCGTCGCCAGCGCGCTGATGGTCGACTACATCCTCACCGTCGCGGTCTCGGTCTCCTCCGGCGTCGCCAACCTGGCCTCCGCCTTCCCGGCCCTCAACAGCCACGTCGTGCTGATCTCGGTGCTGATCATCGCGGTGATCACGCTGCTCAACCTGCGCGGCGTCCGGGAGTCGGGCACGGCCTTCGCCGTCCCGACCTACTGCTTCATCGTCTCGATCGTCGCGATGATCGCGTGGGGCGTGTTCAAGATCGCCACCGGGCATCCGCTGCACGCCGAGAGCGAGCACTACCAGATCAAGGCCACCGGCACCTTCGGCGGCTTCGGCCTGATCTTCCTGCTGCTGCGCGCCTTCGCCTCCGGCTGCACCGCGCTGACCGGCGTCGAGGCGATCAGCAACGGCGTGCCCGCCTTCAAGGCGCCCAAGAGCAAGAACGCGGCCACCACGCTCGCGCTGCTCGGCGCCATCGCCGTGTCGATGTTCGCCGGGGTCACCGCGCTGGCGCTGGCCGGCCACGTGCACGCGGCCGACGCCGCCGACCTGATCGGCGTGCCGTCCGGCCAGACCCCGCGCACGGTGATCGCTCAGGTCGCCCGCTCGGTCTTCGGCGACGCCTCGCCGCTCTTCTACGTCCTGCAGTTCGTCACCGCGATCATCCTGGTGCTGGCCGCGAACACCGCCTTCAACGGCTTCCCGGTGCTCGCCTCGATCCTCGCCAAGGACGGCTACCTGCCCCGCCAGCTGCACACCCGCGGCGACCGGCTCGCCTTCTCGAACGGCATCATGCTGCTCTCCGGCGCCGCGATCCTGCTGGTCGTCGCGTTCCAGGCGTCGCCGACCCGGTTGATCCAGCTCTACATCGTCGGCGTCTTCGTCTCCTTCGTCTGCAGCCAGACCGGCATGATCCGGCACTGGAACCGCCTGCTGAAGACCACCACCGAGCCGGCCGCCCGCCGCCACATGATCCGCTCGCGGGCCATCAACGCCGTCGGCGCCGGCTTCACCGGGGTGGTCCTGGCGATCGTCCTGACCACCAAGTTCGCCAAGGGCGCCTGGATCGTGGTGGTCGCCATGCCGCTGATCTGGCTGATCATGCGGGGCATCCAGCGCCACTACGCCGCGGTCGCCGCCGAACTGGCCCCGCCGGACGACCTCAAGGTCACCCCGCCCACCAACAACCACTCGATCGTGCTGGTCTCCAAGCTCCACCTGCCGACCATCCGTGCCCTCGGCTACGCCGGCACCACCCGGCCCACCTTCCTGGAGGCCGTCACCGTCGACCTCGACCCGGTCGACACCGAGGCGCTCAAGCGCGAGTGGCACGCCCGCGAGATCACCACCCCGCTGACCGTCATCGCCTCTCCCTACCGGGAGATCACCAGCCCGGTCGTCGACTACGTCAAGCGGCTGCGCAGCGAGAAGCCCAACGACATCGTCACGGTCTACATCCCGGAGTACGTGCTCGGGCACTGGTGGGAGCAGATCCTGCACAACCAGTCCGCGCTGCGCCTCAAGGGCAGGCTGCTCTTCCAGCGCCGCGTCGTCGTCGCCAGCGTTCCCTACCAGTTGCACTCCGCCGCCGCCCGCGAGGCATGA
- a CDS encoding response regulator transcription factor — protein sequence MIRLLLAEDQHVVRSALVALLELEPDLAVVAQTGSADDVVPRAMVFLPDVAVLDIEMPGRLDGLQAAEELKQRLPGCRTLVLTSNGRPGLLRRALTAKVDGFLLKTAPPQDLVSAIRQVAAGGRVLDPGLAVAAWDLADNPLTPRENDVVRELAEGAEPPEIAARLHLSTGTVRNVLTAVVGKLNARNRTDAVRIAREAGWL from the coding sequence GTGATCAGACTCCTGCTGGCCGAGGACCAACACGTGGTGCGCAGCGCGCTGGTGGCGCTGCTGGAGCTGGAGCCCGACCTCGCGGTGGTGGCGCAGACCGGCTCCGCCGACGACGTGGTGCCGCGCGCCATGGTCTTCCTGCCCGACGTGGCGGTGCTCGACATCGAGATGCCCGGGCGGCTGGACGGCCTGCAGGCGGCCGAGGAGTTGAAGCAGAGGCTCCCCGGCTGCCGAACGCTGGTGCTCACCTCGAACGGCCGCCCCGGGCTGCTCCGCCGGGCGCTGACGGCGAAGGTCGACGGCTTCCTGCTGAAGACCGCGCCGCCGCAGGACCTGGTGTCGGCGATCCGTCAGGTCGCGGCCGGTGGAAGGGTACTGGATCCGGGCCTGGCCGTCGCCGCCTGGGACCTCGCGGACAATCCGCTGACGCCGCGGGAGAACGACGTGGTGCGGGAACTGGCCGAAGGGGCCGAACCGCCGGAGATCGCGGCGCGGCTGCACCTGTCGACGGGGACCGTGCGCAACGTGCTGACCGCTGTGGTGGGCAAGCTCAACGCGCGCAACCGGACGGACGCGGTGCGGATCGCGCGCGAGGCGGGGTGGCTGTAG
- a CDS encoding ABC transporter ATP-binding protein: MSDPISAISLEAVSKVYGKGRGAVAALREVTVRLPRGGFTAVMGPSGSGKSTFLHCAAGLDRPTAGTVRLGDTELSRLSETKLTQLRRERAGFVFQSFNLVPSLTVEQNITLPLRLAGRRTDAGHLARLVHRVGLQERTRHRPGQLSGGQQQRVAIARALISDPEVLFADEPTGALDTMTAREVLTLLRQAVDGFGQTVVMVTHDPVAASYADTVLFLADGRVADTMAEPTAAKVADRMIRLGAWNR; encoded by the coding sequence ATGAGCGATCCGATCAGTGCCATCAGTCTGGAAGCCGTCAGCAAGGTCTACGGCAAGGGCCGCGGCGCCGTCGCCGCGCTGCGCGAGGTGACGGTGCGGCTGCCCCGGGGCGGCTTCACCGCCGTGATGGGGCCCTCCGGCTCGGGCAAGAGCACCTTCCTGCACTGCGCGGCCGGGCTGGACCGGCCGACCGCCGGCACCGTCCGGCTGGGCGACACCGAGCTGTCGCGGCTCAGCGAGACGAAACTGACCCAACTGCGCCGCGAGCGCGCGGGTTTCGTGTTCCAGTCCTTCAACCTCGTCCCGTCGCTGACCGTCGAGCAGAACATCACGCTGCCGCTGCGCCTGGCGGGCCGCCGCACGGATGCCGGGCACCTGGCCCGGCTCGTGCACCGGGTGGGCCTGCAGGAGCGCACCCGGCACCGCCCGGGGCAGCTGTCCGGCGGACAGCAGCAGCGCGTCGCCATCGCCCGGGCGCTGATCTCGGACCCCGAGGTCCTCTTCGCCGACGAGCCCACCGGCGCGCTGGACACCATGACCGCGCGCGAGGTCCTGACCCTGTTGCGGCAGGCCGTGGACGGGTTCGGCCAGACCGTCGTCATGGTCACCCACGACCCCGTCGCCGCCTCCTACGCCGACACCGTGCTCTTCCTGGCCGACGGGCGCGTCGCCGACACGATGGCGGAGCCGACCGCCGCCAAGGTCGCCGACCGCATGATCCGTCTGGGGGCGTGGAACCGATGA